The Linepithema humile isolate Giens D197 chromosome 7, Lhum_UNIL_v1.0, whole genome shotgun sequence genome has a window encoding:
- the LOC137001266 gene encoding uncharacterized protein produces the protein MPEENFALQDDILDDTPGHEETIDNNLLDAHTVQKPVSISHTVIENQEVDRTEPIIANVASDRHGLSRASVVANSEPDSELDITRTNLPRSRGRPPCNRGRPPCNRGRPPRSRGRPPRSRGRPPRRGRNLQRAAETFEPISQIEEAHSIEATSHHLDTLTLDGELTRSRNRGRPPKRRGRRGRFTTLSQTEEITGHTSTEQGSQQIEVLSSESDHNEENEIEAVSSDQNEMVHNEDFEDIFRTPEDDFGTIGLSDKEEDHLPFHPVSTIASSQRNRSNGTCCTCLNATAAYIFVPCGHLCICSECQKRLQDHK, from the exons ATGCCTGAAGAGAACTTtg CTCTACAAGACGATATTTTAGATGACACTCCAGGACATGAGGAAACAATAGATAACAATCTATTAGATGCGCATACAG TGCAGAAACCTGTGTCCATATCACATACTGTTATTGAAAATCAAGAGGTTGATAGAACAGAGCCAATAATTGCAAACGTTGCATCTGACAGACATGGATTATCACGAG CATCGGTTGTTGCTAATTCAGAGCCGGATTCAGAATTGGATATTACCAGAACCAATCTTCCACGGAGTCGTGGAAGACCTCCATGTAATCGTGGAAGACCTCCATGTAATCGTGGAAGACCTCCACGCAGTCGTGGCAGACCTCCACGCAGTCGTGGCAGACCTCCGAGACGCGGTCGTAATTTGCAAAGAG cCGCTGAAACATTCGAACCCATAAGTCAAATCGAAGAAGCTCATTCTATTGAAG CTACTTCACATCATTTGGACACACTTACTTTGGATGGCGAACTAACAAGAAGCAGGAACCGTGGCAGACCTCCTAAACGACGTGGACGACGCGGCAGATTTACGACGCTTTCACAGACTGAAGAAATCACAg GACACACAAGCACTGAACAAGGAAGTCAACAAATAGAAGTGTTGTCGAGCGAATCTGAtcataatgaagaaaatgaaatagaagCAGTTTCGAGCGATCAGAATGAGATGGTGCATAATGAAG attttgaagatatttttcgCACACCAGAAGATGATTTTGGAACGATTGGTCTAAGCGATAAAGAAGAGGATCACTTACCTTTTCATCCTGTTAGTACAATAGCATCAAGCCAGCGCAATCGCTCCAATGGTACATGCTGCACATGCTTGAATGCTACTGCCGCGTACATATTTGTTCCATGTGGACATTTGTGTATTTGTAGTGAGTGCCAAAAACGATTGCAAGATCATAAATGA